One Sanguibacter sp. HDW7 DNA window includes the following coding sequences:
- a CDS encoding glycosyltransferase family 2 protein, with protein sequence MSRPPVDDAWLVVPLYNEAAVVGDVVRGVLPTFPHVVCVDDGSRDASAAVARAAGARVLEHPVNLGQGAALQTGITYALSRGARYVVTFDADGQHRVEDAADMVDLARREDVAIVFGSRFLDDRTDAGLLKRLVLKVAVWFTNQSTGLRLTDAHNGLRVMRADAARGVRLRQDRMAHASEIVLQLGRTRLPWREHPVHVLYTDYSRGKGQSLWNSVNILVDLVFR encoded by the coding sequence ATGAGCCGCCCTCCCGTCGACGATGCGTGGCTCGTCGTCCCCCTCTACAACGAGGCAGCCGTCGTGGGCGACGTCGTACGCGGCGTCCTGCCGACGTTCCCGCACGTCGTCTGCGTCGACGACGGCTCGCGCGACGCCTCGGCGGCGGTCGCCCGCGCGGCAGGCGCGCGGGTGCTCGAGCACCCCGTCAACCTCGGTCAGGGCGCGGCGCTGCAGACGGGCATCACGTACGCGCTCTCGCGCGGTGCGCGCTACGTCGTGACGTTCGACGCGGACGGCCAGCACCGGGTCGAGGACGCGGCGGACATGGTCGACCTCGCGCGCCGCGAGGACGTCGCGATCGTCTTCGGCTCGCGCTTCCTCGACGACCGCACGGACGCGGGCCTGCTCAAGCGGCTCGTCCTCAAGGTCGCGGTCTGGTTCACCAACCAGTCGACGGGTCTGCGTCTCACGGACGCGCACAACGGGCTGCGCGTCATGCGTGCGGACGCGGCGCGGGGCGTGCGGCTGCGGCAGGACCGCATGGCGCACGCGAGCGAGATCGTCCTCCAGCTGGGCCGCACACGCCTGCCGTGGCGTGAGCACCCGGTGCACGTCCTCTACACCGACTACTCGCGCGGCAAGGGCCAGTCGCTGTGGAACTCGGTGAACATCCTCGTCGACCTCGTGTTCCGGTAA
- a CDS encoding DUF2304 domain-containing protein: MLIQIILLAAIGWVAVVLNRSTGDARHQAIRRLLLVAFILAAAASVLFPSILSRLANLIGVGRGADLLLYGLVIAFLSFIATSFRRMNRMQSQLTALARELTLARAGLVDAGLVPDAASVATDVADVAHAPDAAESDGALPEPSDGPAPEAPGRADA; this comes from the coding sequence GTGCTCATCCAGATCATCCTCCTCGCCGCGATCGGCTGGGTCGCGGTCGTCCTCAACCGGTCGACGGGGGACGCGCGCCACCAGGCGATCCGCCGGCTGCTGCTCGTCGCGTTCATCCTTGCGGCGGCAGCGTCGGTCCTCTTCCCGTCGATCCTCTCGCGGCTCGCGAACCTCATCGGTGTCGGCCGTGGCGCGGACCTGCTCCTCTACGGGCTCGTCATCGCGTTCCTCAGCTTCATCGCGACGTCGTTCCGGCGCATGAACCGCATGCAGTCGCAGCTCACGGCGCTCGCGCGCGAGCTCACGCTCGCCCGTGCGGGTCTCGTCGACGCGGGTCTCGTCCCCGACGCCGCCTCGGTCGCGACCGACGTCGCGGACGTGGCCCACGCGCCCGACGCTGCGGAGTCCGACGGCGCCCTGCCCGAGCCCTCCGACGGCCCCGCGCCCGAGGCTCCGGGCCGCGCCGACGCCTGA
- the purE gene encoding 5-(carboxyamino)imidazole ribonucleotide mutase translates to MSNATAPVVGIVMGSDSDWPVMRAAAEALAEFDVPVEVDVVSAHRMPTEMIDYGRDASARGLRVIIAGAGGAAHLPGMLAAVTELPVIGVPVPLKYLDGMDSLLSIVQMPAGVPVATVSVGGARNAGLLAARILASGTDEAAEVLRARMRGFQEELRDQAQAKGAALREAFARGE, encoded by the coding sequence ATGAGCAATGCAACCGCCCCCGTCGTCGGCATCGTCATGGGGTCCGACTCCGACTGGCCCGTCATGCGTGCCGCCGCTGAGGCCCTCGCCGAGTTCGACGTGCCCGTCGAGGTCGACGTCGTCTCCGCGCACCGCATGCCCACCGAGATGATCGACTACGGTCGCGACGCCTCCGCCCGCGGCCTGCGCGTCATCATCGCGGGTGCCGGGGGAGCGGCCCACCTGCCGGGCATGCTCGCGGCCGTCACCGAGCTGCCCGTCATCGGCGTGCCCGTGCCCCTGAAGTACCTCGACGGTATGGACTCGCTCCTCTCGATCGTCCAGATGCCCGCGGGCGTGCCCGTCGCGACCGTCTCGGTCGGCGGAGCCCGCAACGCGGGCCTGCTCGCCGCGCGCATCCTCGCCTCGGGCACCGACGAGGCGGCCGAGGTCCTGCGCGCGCGCATGCGCGGGTTCCAGGAGGAGCTGCGCGACCAGGCACAGGCCAAGGGCGCAGCCCTCCGTGAGGCGTTCGCGCGCGGAGAGTGA
- a CDS encoding Gfo/Idh/MocA family protein: protein MANLRAGVIGIGAMGRHHVRVFREMDGVDLVAVADPGGDPFRVAGDLEVLPDAAALAAAGIDLAVVAVPTRFHEETALTLAAAGVHTLVEKPVAADVTAGERMARAFEDAGLVGAVGHIERYNPAIQEVRRRIAEGQLGEVYQISTRRQGPFPARIADVGVILDLASHDIDLTAWAAQSTYTTVSAQTSFRSGREHEDMVLITGRLANGVNVNHTINWLSPMKERLTIVAGERGTLIADTATADVTFYENGRVQTEWDAVAAFRGVAEGDVTRYAIAKREPLRTELEAFRDAVLGGENRTVTMAEGLATLRVAEAAKRSAQTQETVRL from the coding sequence ATGGCGAACCTCCGTGCCGGCGTCATCGGCATCGGCGCCATGGGGCGCCACCACGTCCGGGTCTTCCGTGAGATGGACGGCGTCGACCTCGTCGCCGTCGCCGACCCGGGCGGCGACCCGTTCCGCGTCGCGGGCGACCTCGAGGTGCTGCCCGACGCGGCCGCGCTCGCGGCCGCCGGCATCGACCTCGCTGTCGTCGCCGTGCCCACACGCTTCCACGAGGAGACCGCGCTGACGCTCGCCGCCGCGGGCGTCCACACGCTCGTCGAGAAGCCCGTCGCGGCCGACGTCACCGCGGGTGAGCGCATGGCGCGTGCGTTCGAGGACGCGGGGCTCGTCGGCGCCGTCGGGCACATCGAGCGGTACAACCCCGCGATCCAGGAGGTGCGCCGCCGCATCGCCGAGGGCCAGCTCGGCGAGGTCTACCAGATCTCGACGCGCCGCCAGGGTCCGTTCCCGGCGCGCATCGCGGACGTCGGCGTCATCCTCGACCTCGCCTCCCACGACATCGACCTCACGGCGTGGGCCGCGCAGTCGACGTACACGACGGTCTCGGCGCAGACCTCGTTCCGCTCGGGGCGTGAGCACGAGGACATGGTGCTCATCACCGGGCGCCTCGCCAACGGCGTCAACGTCAATCACACGATCAACTGGCTCTCGCCCATGAAGGAGCGCCTGACGATCGTCGCCGGCGAGCGCGGCACGCTCATCGCCGACACCGCGACGGCCGACGTCACGTTCTACGAGAACGGTCGCGTGCAGACCGAGTGGGACGCCGTCGCGGCGTTCCGCGGCGTCGCCGAGGGCGATGTCACGCGCTACGCGATCGCCAAGCGCGAGCCGCTGCGCACCGAGCTCGAGGCGTTCCGCGACGCCGTGCTCGGTGGCGAGAACCGCACCGTGACGATGGCCGAGGGCCTCGCGACGCTGCGGGTCGCCGAGGCCGCGAAGCGCTCGGCGCAGACGCAGGAGACCGTCCGCCTGTGA
- a CDS encoding glycosyltransferase family 4 protein produces the protein MTTPAHDDAAHDDGTHDDGTGAAPSGAAPVAAPGREVRRHVVLATRIFAPEPAAASFRLEALARALGAADPAAPGELHAVTVLTTWARRAQRLLTRDADEDLRGAHVRVERTPVLRDRTGYVRGYLPYLSFDVPLLVRLLAVPRPDVVVAEPPPTTGAVVRLACAVRRVPYVYYAADVWSDATAGDGSVPGLVTRVLAAVEGWAMRGARGVVAVSPDVAERVEALVGTSSGGRARRRPEVVVVRNGVDTDIFRPGLPRPQGAPGRYLVYAGTTSAWQGADIFVRALARVRETVPGVELVVLGQGSDFETLRALAAEVAPGAVHLHPVVPAPEAAAWIGNAAAALVSVRPGVGYDLALPTKTFAAAACGTPVVFAGPGPAVPIVREHGLGEAVAYDVEEVAAAMVRVLETGADAGRAERLAAWAREHASVAHVGASVAAHVRRWRDRRAAGATTEDGRS, from the coding sequence GTGACGACCCCCGCGCACGACGACGCCGCGCACGACGACGGCACGCACGACGACGGCACGGGCGCCGCACCCTCGGGTGCGGCGCCCGTCGCCGCCCCCGGCCGCGAGGTCCGACGGCACGTCGTCCTCGCGACGCGCATCTTCGCGCCCGAGCCCGCGGCCGCGTCCTTCCGGCTCGAGGCGCTCGCGCGGGCGCTCGGCGCGGCGGACCCTGCGGCCCCCGGCGAGCTGCACGCCGTCACGGTGCTGACGACGTGGGCGCGGCGCGCCCAGCGTCTCCTCACGCGTGACGCCGACGAGGACCTGCGCGGCGCGCACGTGCGCGTCGAGCGCACCCCCGTCCTGCGCGACCGCACCGGCTACGTGCGCGGCTACCTCCCGTACCTGTCGTTCGACGTCCCGCTGCTCGTGCGGCTGCTCGCCGTGCCGCGGCCCGACGTCGTCGTCGCCGAACCACCGCCCACGACGGGCGCCGTCGTCCGCCTCGCCTGCGCCGTGCGGCGCGTGCCCTACGTCTACTACGCGGCCGACGTGTGGTCCGACGCGACGGCGGGCGACGGGTCCGTGCCCGGGCTCGTCACGCGCGTGCTCGCGGCCGTCGAGGGCTGGGCCATGCGCGGTGCGCGCGGCGTCGTCGCGGTGTCGCCCGACGTCGCCGAGCGCGTCGAGGCCCTCGTCGGCACCTCGTCCGGGGGCCGTGCGCGGCGCCGGCCCGAGGTCGTCGTCGTGCGCAACGGCGTCGACACGGACATCTTCCGGCCCGGGCTGCCGCGCCCGCAGGGCGCCCCCGGCCGCTACCTCGTCTACGCGGGCACGACGTCCGCTTGGCAGGGTGCCGACATCTTCGTGCGCGCCCTCGCGCGCGTCCGCGAGACCGTGCCGGGCGTCGAGCTCGTCGTCCTCGGCCAGGGCTCCGACTTCGAGACGCTGCGGGCGCTCGCCGCCGAGGTCGCCCCCGGTGCCGTCCACCTGCACCCCGTCGTCCCCGCGCCCGAGGCCGCCGCCTGGATCGGGAACGCCGCGGCGGCGCTCGTCTCCGTGCGCCCCGGCGTCGGCTACGACCTCGCGCTGCCGACGAAGACCTTCGCGGCCGCCGCGTGCGGCACGCCCGTCGTCTTCGCCGGGCCCGGCCCCGCCGTGCCGATCGTGCGCGAGCACGGCCTCGGCGAGGCCGTCGCGTACGACGTCGAGGAGGTCGCGGCCGCGATGGTCCGCGTCCTCGAGACCGGGGCCGACGCCGGACGCGCCGAGCGCCTCGCCGCCTGGGCGCGCGAGCATGCGAGCGTCGCGCACGTCGGTGCGAGCGTCGCCGCCCACGTGCGACGATGGCGCGACCGACGCGCAGCCGGCGCGACCACCGAGGACGGACGTTCGTGA
- a CDS encoding LCP family protein, with protein MTDRTGRPQGSPPPSFSPQGAGASRPASDDGAVPVGGANGPVAHVPARPTRRPTSGGTPRVARTGEGESRPASVQPRSTASSRPSSDGARPTGAAAAAPRRTVSSSTASGPRPGVRPGTPAPSGRPGSSGPGSARPTSVRPVALPVDASTAGDDDIVAGGPPSGGRLRLRPGRIAAVVAVLALVGLVAWPVGLGLWANGKITHVAALSGAAATDGTTYLLAGSDSREDGAIAADGTAGARTDTIMLLHVPDKGPNALVSLPRDTFVEIPGHGGRKLNASYAYGGPELLVSTVEGLTGLTVDHYVEIGLGGVKELVDAVGGVNLCLDYKVRDKRSGLNWNPGCHDVDGKKALAFVRMRYADPKGDLGRAERQRQLIGAVTKKAANFGTVVNPGKQVDLIDAGLGAIAADDGTSITDLGRLALAFRSATGEGGITGTPPVANVDYRPGGGAGSTVLLDPKGATEFWDAVRDGTLAPGRYDGDGLVTEKSAE; from the coding sequence ATGACGGACAGGACCGGGCGCCCGCAGGGTTCGCCCCCTCCCAGCTTCTCCCCGCAGGGCGCCGGCGCGTCACGTCCGGCCTCGGACGACGGCGCGGTCCCCGTCGGCGGTGCCAACGGTCCCGTCGCCCACGTCCCGGCGCGTCCGACGCGACGCCCGACGTCGGGTGGGACGCCGCGCGTGGCCCGCACCGGCGAGGGCGAGTCCCGGCCGGCATCGGTCCAGCCGCGCTCGACCGCCTCGTCCCGCCCTTCTTCCGACGGCGCACGTCCGACGGGCGCCGCCGCCGCGGCGCCCCGCCGCACGGTCTCGTCGAGCACCGCGAGCGGCCCCCGGCCGGGCGTCCGTCCCGGCACGCCCGCCCCGTCAGGGCGTCCCGGGTCCTCGGGGCCGGGGTCCGCACGCCCGACCTCGGTGCGTCCGGTCGCCCTGCCCGTCGACGCATCGACCGCCGGCGACGACGACATCGTCGCTGGCGGGCCTCCCTCAGGGGGCCGGCTCCGGCTGCGTCCGGGACGCATCGCGGCGGTCGTCGCGGTCCTCGCGCTCGTCGGCCTCGTCGCGTGGCCCGTCGGGCTGGGCCTCTGGGCGAACGGCAAGATCACGCACGTCGCCGCGCTCTCCGGCGCGGCCGCGACCGACGGCACGACGTACCTGCTCGCGGGCTCGGACTCCCGTGAGGACGGCGCGATCGCGGCCGACGGCACGGCGGGCGCTCGCACCGACACGATCATGCTGCTCCACGTGCCCGACAAGGGCCCGAACGCTCTCGTGAGCCTGCCGCGCGACACGTTCGTCGAGATCCCGGGCCACGGCGGCCGCAAGCTCAACGCTTCCTACGCGTACGGCGGCCCCGAGCTGCTCGTCTCGACGGTCGAAGGCCTCACGGGTCTCACCGTCGACCACTACGTCGAGATCGGCCTCGGCGGGGTCAAGGAGCTCGTCGACGCGGTCGGCGGCGTCAACCTCTGCCTCGACTACAAGGTGCGGGACAAGCGCTCGGGCCTCAACTGGAACCCGGGCTGCCACGACGTCGACGGCAAGAAGGCTCTCGCTTTCGTCCGCATGCGCTACGCGGACCCGAAGGGCGACCTCGGGCGGGCCGAGCGCCAGCGCCAGCTCATCGGCGCGGTGACGAAGAAGGCCGCGAACTTCGGCACGGTCGTCAACCCCGGCAAGCAGGTCGACCTCATCGACGCGGGCCTCGGCGCGATCGCGGCCGACGACGGCACGAGCATCACCGACCTCGGCCGGCTCGCGCTCGCCTTCCGCTCGGCGACGGGCGAGGGCGGGATCACGGGCACGCCGCCCGTCGCGAACGTCGACTACCGCCCGGGCGGCGGCGCGGGCTCGACCGTGCTGCTCGACCCGAAGGGCGCCACGGAATTCTGGGACGCCGTGCGTGACGGCACGCTCGCGCCGGGCCGCTACGACGGGGACGGCCTCGTCACCGAGAAGTCTGCGGAGTAG
- a CDS encoding 5-(carboxyamino)imidazole ribonucleotide synthase yields the protein MRAPVVAVVGGGQLARMMAPAAGELGVHLRVLVEATDSSAAQVVADAPVGAASDADAVRALVAGTSGALATDAGRARADVLTFEHEHVPFGLLDEIAAGGVPVHPGPAALVHAQDKIVMRERLTALGVPCPRWAPLPTDPDAGRAALAAFLADGDGTAVVKTSRGGYDGKGVRVVRSADEVDDWFAAVAAGGPALLVEERVPFVRELAALVARRPSGEVATYPVVESVQRDGVCSEVVAPAPDLSAELEAEARSIAETVVSGLGVTGVLAVEMFEVDGRVLVNELAMRPHNSGHWTIDGAVTSQFEQHLRAVLDLPLGDTSPRAPWTVMANVLGSSLDELTDALPAILAADPGARVNLYGKSVRPGRKLGHVNVTGDDLDDVRRRAVAAAALLRGE from the coding sequence GTGAGAGCACCGGTCGTGGCAGTCGTGGGTGGGGGCCAGCTGGCCCGGATGATGGCTCCGGCCGCGGGCGAGCTGGGGGTGCATCTCCGCGTCCTCGTCGAGGCCACTGACTCCTCGGCCGCTCAGGTCGTCGCGGACGCCCCCGTGGGTGCCGCGTCCGACGCTGACGCCGTGCGCGCGCTCGTCGCCGGCACGTCGGGCGCCCTCGCGACCGACGCGGGCCGTGCCCGCGCCGACGTCCTCACCTTCGAGCACGAGCACGTGCCCTTCGGCCTGCTCGACGAGATCGCCGCGGGCGGCGTCCCCGTCCACCCGGGCCCCGCCGCGCTCGTCCACGCGCAGGACAAGATCGTCATGCGCGAGCGTCTCACCGCGCTCGGTGTGCCCTGCCCCCGCTGGGCGCCCCTGCCGACCGACCCGGACGCCGGCAGGGCCGCGCTCGCCGCGTTCCTCGCCGACGGCGACGGTACGGCCGTCGTCAAGACGAGCCGCGGTGGCTACGACGGTAAGGGAGTGCGCGTCGTGCGCTCCGCGGACGAGGTCGACGACTGGTTCGCCGCCGTCGCCGCGGGCGGCCCCGCGCTGCTCGTCGAGGAGCGCGTGCCGTTCGTCCGCGAGCTCGCCGCGCTCGTCGCCCGACGCCCCTCGGGCGAGGTCGCGACGTACCCCGTCGTCGAGTCGGTCCAGCGCGACGGCGTGTGCTCCGAGGTCGTCGCCCCCGCCCCGGACCTCTCGGCCGAGCTCGAGGCCGAGGCCCGCAGCATCGCCGAGACCGTCGTCTCGGGGCTCGGCGTCACGGGCGTCCTCGCCGTCGAGATGTTCGAGGTCGACGGCCGCGTGCTCGTCAACGAGCTCGCGATGCGCCCCCACAACTCCGGTCACTGGACGATCGACGGCGCCGTGACGAGCCAGTTCGAGCAGCACCTGCGGGCCGTCCTCGACCTGCCGCTCGGCGACACCTCGCCGCGCGCCCCGTGGACCGTCATGGCGAACGTCCTCGGCTCGAGCCTCGACGAGCTCACCGACGCCCTGCCCGCGATCCTCGCCGCCGACCCCGGCGCGCGCGTCAACCTCTACGGCAAGTCCGTGCGCCCCGGCCGCAAGCTGGGCCACGTCAACGTCACGGGCGACGACCTCGACGACGTGCGTCGTCGCGCTGTCGCCGCTGCTGCGCTGCTGCGCGGCGAATGA
- a CDS encoding acyltransferase gives MAVRIAPSADVSDEATIGEGSSVWHLAQVREQAVLGEGCIVGRGAYIGTGVRLGDNCKVQNYALVYEPAELGDGVFVGPAAVLTNDQYPRAINPDGSLKDASDWHAVGVTIGTGASIGARAVCIAPVTIGAWATVAAGAVVSRDVPAHAIVRGVPARQVGWVGHAGHPLVAEGDRFRCPATGRLYEPAGDTIREVENA, from the coding sequence ATGGCAGTGCGCATCGCGCCGAGCGCCGACGTGTCGGACGAGGCCACGATCGGTGAGGGCAGCTCGGTCTGGCACCTCGCCCAGGTCCGCGAGCAGGCCGTGCTCGGCGAGGGCTGCATCGTCGGACGCGGCGCCTACATCGGCACGGGTGTCCGACTCGGCGACAACTGCAAGGTGCAGAACTACGCGCTCGTCTACGAGCCCGCCGAGCTCGGCGACGGCGTCTTCGTCGGCCCCGCGGCCGTCCTCACCAACGACCAGTACCCGCGCGCCATCAACCCTGACGGCTCGCTCAAGGACGCGTCCGACTGGCACGCCGTCGGCGTCACCATCGGCACCGGCGCCTCGATCGGCGCACGCGCCGTGTGCATCGCCCCCGTGACGATCGGCGCCTGGGCGACCGTCGCCGCGGGAGCCGTCGTCTCCCGCGACGTGCCTGCCCACGCGATCGTCCGCGGCGTGCCGGCCCGTCAGGTCGGCTGGGTCGGACACGCCGGTCACCCCCTGGTCGCCGAGGGCGACCGTTTCCGCTGCCCCGCGACCGGCCGGCTGTACGAGCCCGCCGGCGACACCATCAGAGAGGTCGAGAACGCATGA
- a CDS encoding ABC transporter ATP-binding protein, whose protein sequence is MKLIWRTWQRLLPLLPGSAQRFLRLYMVANACLSLLDVAALALLAVTLAPMLSGGDASLPLLGELGNIAVIGIVSGLILLKGVLSVTLQWVVTRRFAAYELEIGDRLFDAYIRAPWTDRLSRSTSQLVRLADVGIANATAGFLLPVAGLPALAATFTAVLLVLVVTEPVTAAITLVYLGLVGLLLYRVVSRRSVQAGRVNRDYSFRVARLMTEMVGALKEITLRDKAGEVADVVRANRGHTVRARANLSFLAAVPRYVVETAIVGGFLLVGGASYVMDGPGAAFGALAMFGVAGFRMVPAITGFQAVVATTAANIPNVTAVIGDIEAAEGYLRAAETGGREPLAGEPTRLTLRGVGFTYPGSHTEAIHDVDLDLPLGSSLALVGSSGAGKSTLVDVLLGLLVPQSGTMRVDDQDLADVLAAWRARVGYVPQDVALFDGSVAQNVALTWTDDIDRDKVRECLASAQMLDVVEAREGGLDARIGDRGMALSGGQRQRLGIARALYSDPLVLVLDEATSALDTQTEASVAAAIAGLRGRVTLISVAHRLSTIRHSDQVCFMAGGTIAARGTFEELVAAVPDFQEQAALAGLAPLPDATPSSDALLPDGLTASDRSTGGTRQSVADGDDGGGVRQDG, encoded by the coding sequence GTGAAGCTCATCTGGCGCACCTGGCAGCGGCTCCTGCCGCTCCTGCCCGGCAGCGCGCAGCGGTTCCTGCGCCTCTACATGGTCGCCAACGCGTGCCTCTCGCTGCTCGACGTCGCCGCGCTCGCGCTCCTCGCCGTCACGCTCGCGCCCATGCTCTCGGGCGGCGACGCGTCCCTGCCGCTGCTCGGCGAGCTCGGGAACATCGCTGTCATCGGGATCGTCTCCGGGCTCATCCTCCTCAAGGGAGTGCTGTCCGTGACCCTCCAGTGGGTAGTCACACGACGCTTCGCGGCCTACGAGCTCGAGATCGGCGACCGCCTCTTCGACGCGTACATCCGCGCCCCCTGGACCGACCGGCTCTCACGCTCGACGTCGCAGCTCGTGCGGCTCGCCGACGTCGGCATCGCCAACGCGACCGCAGGCTTCCTCCTGCCCGTCGCCGGCCTGCCCGCGCTCGCCGCGACCTTCACGGCCGTGCTGCTCGTCCTCGTCGTCACCGAGCCGGTGACGGCCGCGATCACGCTCGTCTACCTCGGGCTCGTCGGGCTCCTGCTCTACCGGGTCGTCTCGCGCCGCTCCGTGCAGGCCGGGCGCGTCAACCGCGACTACTCCTTCCGCGTCGCGCGGCTCATGACGGAGATGGTCGGGGCGCTCAAGGAGATCACGCTGCGCGACAAGGCCGGCGAGGTCGCCGACGTCGTCCGCGCCAACCGCGGCCACACCGTGCGTGCGCGCGCCAACCTCTCGTTCCTCGCGGCCGTGCCGCGCTACGTCGTCGAGACCGCGATCGTCGGCGGGTTCCTGCTCGTCGGCGGCGCCTCCTACGTCATGGACGGGCCCGGTGCCGCGTTCGGGGCGCTCGCGATGTTCGGCGTCGCCGGCTTCCGCATGGTGCCCGCGATCACGGGCTTCCAGGCCGTCGTCGCGACGACCGCCGCGAACATCCCCAACGTCACCGCCGTCATCGGCGACATCGAGGCCGCCGAGGGCTATCTCCGCGCCGCCGAGACGGGCGGGCGCGAGCCGCTCGCGGGCGAGCCCACGCGCCTCACGCTCCGGGGCGTGGGCTTCACGTACCCCGGCTCGCACACCGAGGCGATCCACGACGTCGACCTCGACCTGCCGCTCGGCTCCTCGCTCGCGCTCGTCGGGTCCTCGGGCGCCGGCAAGTCGACCCTCGTCGACGTCCTCCTCGGCCTGCTCGTGCCGCAGAGCGGCACGATGCGCGTCGACGACCAGGACCTCGCCGACGTCCTCGCCGCATGGCGCGCGCGCGTCGGCTACGTGCCCCAGGACGTCGCGCTGTTCGACGGCAGCGTCGCGCAGAACGTCGCGCTCACGTGGACCGACGACATCGATCGCGACAAGGTCCGCGAGTGCCTCGCGAGCGCGCAGATGCTCGACGTCGTCGAGGCGCGCGAGGGCGGGCTCGACGCCCGCATCGGTGACCGCGGCATGGCCCTCTCGGGCGGGCAGCGGCAGCGCCTCGGCATCGCGCGAGCCCTGTACTCCGACCCGCTCGTGCTCGTGCTCGACGAGGCGACGAGCGCGCTCGACACGCAGACCGAGGCGTCCGTCGCGGCCGCGATCGCGGGCCTGCGGGGGCGCGTCACGCTCATCTCCGTCGCGCACCGGCTCTCGACGATCCGGCACTCCGACCAGGTGTGCTTCATGGCGGGCGGCACGATCGCGGCGCGCGGGACCTTCGAGGAGCTCGTCGCGGCCGTCCCCGACTTCCAGGAGCAGGCGGCGCTCGCGGGCCTCGCACCCCTCCCCGATGCGACGCCCTCTTCCGACGCACTCCTCCCCGACGGATTGACGGCTTCCGACCGTTCGACGGGTGGAACGCGTCAATCCGTCGCAGACGGCGACGACGGTGGGGGCGTCCGGCAGGATGGGTGA
- a CDS encoding DegT/DnrJ/EryC1/StrS aminotransferase family protein, with protein MSELEFIPPAKPIIGDDERAAVDRVMRSGMVAQGPEVVAFEKEFGAHMVAGRECVAVSSGTAGLHLGLLAAGIGPGDEVLVPSFTFAATGNSVALTGATPVFVDIEPETFAMDPAAAAAAMTERTAGIMPVHLYGHPFDAPAFQALAAERGVQLFEDAAQAHGASLGGAKVGTFGSFAMFSLYPTKNMTSGEGGMVSCADPTVARNVRLLRNQGMETQYANEVIGFNNRMTDIHAAIGRVQLGKVDAWTAQRQANAAFLDAGLASVAGVVVPPVREGAVHVYHQYTIRIDGSTGAERDAVVAALRAEHQVGSGVYYPIPNHRLPSLAHFAPGLELPETERAAREVISLPVHPSLTAEHLERIVAGVAAVMTAGA; from the coding sequence ATGAGCGAGCTGGAGTTCATCCCCCCGGCGAAGCCGATCATCGGCGACGACGAGCGGGCCGCGGTCGATCGCGTCATGCGATCGGGCATGGTCGCGCAGGGCCCCGAGGTCGTCGCGTTCGAGAAGGAGTTCGGCGCGCACATGGTCGCGGGGCGCGAGTGCGTCGCCGTGTCCTCGGGCACCGCGGGCCTCCACCTCGGCCTGCTCGCCGCAGGCATCGGCCCGGGCGACGAGGTCCTCGTGCCGTCGTTCACGTTCGCCGCGACCGGCAACTCCGTCGCGCTCACGGGCGCGACGCCCGTGTTCGTCGACATCGAGCCCGAGACCTTCGCGATGGACCCGGCCGCCGCCGCGGCCGCGATGACCGAGCGCACCGCGGGCATCATGCCCGTCCACCTCTACGGCCACCCCTTCGACGCACCCGCCTTCCAGGCGCTCGCCGCCGAGCGCGGCGTCCAGCTGTTCGAGGACGCCGCGCAGGCCCACGGCGCGAGCCTCGGCGGCGCGAAGGTCGGCACGTTCGGCTCGTTCGCGATGTTCAGCCTCTACCCGACGAAGAACATGACCTCGGGCGAGGGTGGCATGGTCTCGTGCGCCGACCCGACGGTCGCGCGCAACGTCCGCCTGCTGCGCAACCAGGGCATGGAGACGCAGTACGCCAACGAGGTCATCGGCTTCAACAACCGCATGACCGACATCCACGCCGCGATCGGCCGCGTCCAGCTCGGCAAGGTCGACGCGTGGACCGCCCAGCGCCAGGCGAACGCCGCGTTCCTCGACGCCGGTCTCGCCAGTGTCGCGGGCGTCGTCGTGCCGCCCGTCCGCGAGGGCGCCGTGCACGTCTACCACCAGTACACGATCCGCATCGACGGGTCGACGGGCGCCGAGCGCGACGCCGTCGTCGCCGCGCTGCGCGCCGAGCACCAGGTCGGCTCGGGCGTCTACTACCCGATCCCCAACCACCGCCTGCCCTCGCTCGCGCACTTCGCGCCCGGCCTCGAGCTGCCCGAGACCGAGCGGGCCGCGCGCGAGGTCATCTCGCTGCCGGTGCACCCCTCGCTCACGGCCGAGCACCTCGAGCGGATCGTCGCGGGCGTCGCGGCCGTCATGACGGCGGGTGCGTGA